From Gemmatimonadaceae bacterium, a single genomic window includes:
- a CDS encoding (2Fe-2S)-binding protein gives MKVSLQVNDELVSREIEPGTTLLEMLRSECQLTGTKDGCAVGECGACTVLLDDQLVPSCLVLAVEAQGRRVTTIESRSDERIERMRASFLESGAFQCGFCTPGMIIAASRIRAGASPSAIRAALAGNICRCTGYTKIVQAVQRAHERRKHRG, from the coding sequence GTGAAGGTCTCACTTCAGGTGAATGACGAACTTGTCTCCAGGGAGATCGAACCCGGCACCACACTGCTGGAGATGCTGCGATCCGAATGCCAGTTGACGGGCACGAAGGACGGGTGCGCGGTGGGTGAATGCGGCGCATGCACCGTCCTGCTGGATGACCAGCTGGTTCCCAGCTGCCTCGTGCTCGCCGTGGAAGCGCAGGGACGACGGGTGACCACCATCGAATCCCGCAGCGATGAGCGGATTGAGCGCATGCGCGCGTCGTTCCTCGAATCGGGCGCCTTTCAATGCGGCTTCTGCACGCCTGGCATGATCATCGCCGCGAGTCGGATCCGGGCGGGCGCCAGCCCTTCGGCGATTCGCGCGGCATTGGCTGGCAACATCTGTCGATGCACCGGATACACCAAGATTGTGCAGGCCGTGCAGCGCGCCCACGAGAGACGCAAACACCGTGGCTAA
- a CDS encoding molybdopterin-dependent oxidoreductase — protein MAKPSRLGSIGQRVQRADGPAKVAGAAVYPQDLPVPRDCLHVATVRADVACGMLTRIDASRALTYPGVRRVLTAADVRGTNRFGLIHADQPVLVESRICGASDVVALVVADTERAAREGARRVRLSISPVVGLFDPSMALHADAPVVHADHRAHVRHPNLVAERAIRRGLVARAFARAAVVIVGDYDTGFVEHAFLAPEAGVAYHDADGRLTIHVATQWPEADLRQAAVALGEPRERLRLVQETIGGAFGGREDVSLQILLLLAAREMARPVRMVWDRAESTRGHGKRHPFRIHHELAADHTGRLLAARVDVLIDAGCYASTSAQLLDNALVHVCGPYDIAAVALSGRAVYTNNPFTCAFRGFGANQVAFAMEQQMNKLAHALTLDPGELRRRNHVRAPGTFGAGSTLASSAGLPKALTVARQRARALKLPSATNTVKFGRGLASAMKNIGFGFGFDDHATAVVHVMRDRATVRVGAAEVGQGVATVLAQIAGATLGLPVDRIRVEWQDTDVAPDAGSSSASRQTIASGNAVLRACERARRSMSARGGLAALPSEGLTARATFRFPKTRALGVGRARHVALFGWSTCIVDVAVDVDTGQVSVVRVVNAVDAGRVINPVQFEGQVEGGVVMGQGYALQERCRVERGMPVATGFEGCGVPTSVDAVPVIEIIAVEDRAMSGPFGARGIGEITMIPIVPAITAAIHDACGVWIDTLPASPERIREALAAQRNRAPTSG, from the coding sequence GTGGCTAAGCCGTCTCGCCTGGGCAGCATTGGGCAACGCGTCCAACGGGCCGATGGCCCCGCGAAGGTTGCGGGAGCGGCCGTGTATCCGCAGGACCTCCCGGTTCCGCGCGACTGCCTGCATGTCGCCACCGTACGTGCGGATGTGGCCTGCGGAATGCTCACGCGAATCGACGCGAGTCGCGCACTGACCTATCCCGGTGTGCGGCGCGTGCTCACGGCCGCCGATGTCCGCGGTACCAATCGGTTCGGGCTGATTCATGCCGACCAGCCCGTGCTGGTGGAATCGCGCATCTGCGGCGCCTCTGATGTGGTGGCGCTGGTGGTGGCAGACACGGAGCGGGCGGCGCGTGAAGGCGCGCGGCGTGTAAGGCTGTCCATATCACCCGTGGTCGGTCTCTTCGACCCGTCGATGGCGCTCCACGCGGACGCTCCTGTTGTCCATGCCGATCATCGCGCGCATGTGCGACATCCCAACCTGGTGGCGGAACGGGCGATTCGGCGCGGCCTGGTGGCGCGCGCGTTTGCGCGCGCTGCCGTGGTGATCGTCGGCGACTATGACACCGGGTTCGTTGAACATGCGTTCCTCGCGCCGGAAGCGGGTGTCGCCTACCACGATGCTGATGGACGCCTGACGATCCATGTGGCGACGCAATGGCCCGAGGCCGATTTGCGGCAGGCGGCGGTGGCGCTCGGGGAACCCCGCGAACGATTGCGGCTCGTGCAGGAAACGATTGGCGGCGCGTTTGGCGGGCGGGAAGACGTTTCGTTGCAGATTCTCCTGCTGCTGGCCGCGCGCGAAATGGCGCGCCCGGTCCGCATGGTGTGGGATCGCGCGGAATCCACCCGCGGGCATGGCAAGCGCCATCCGTTTCGCATCCACCACGAGCTGGCCGCCGATCACACGGGTCGTCTGCTCGCGGCCCGTGTCGATGTGCTCATAGACGCCGGATGCTACGCCAGCACCTCCGCGCAACTGCTCGACAACGCCCTGGTGCATGTGTGCGGGCCGTACGACATCGCAGCGGTCGCGTTGAGCGGGCGGGCGGTGTACACGAACAACCCGTTCACCTGTGCGTTTCGCGGATTCGGCGCCAATCAGGTTGCGTTCGCGATGGAGCAGCAGATGAACAAGCTCGCTCACGCGCTGACCCTCGATCCGGGCGAACTACGCCGGCGAAACCACGTGCGAGCGCCGGGCACGTTCGGAGCGGGCTCGACGCTGGCCAGCAGCGCCGGATTGCCAAAGGCGCTGACGGTGGCCCGGCAACGGGCGCGGGCTCTCAAACTCCCGTCGGCGACGAACACGGTGAAGTTCGGACGCGGGCTGGCAAGTGCCATGAAGAACATCGGATTCGGGTTCGGATTCGACGATCATGCCACTGCGGTGGTGCACGTCATGCGTGACCGTGCGACCGTGCGGGTGGGCGCAGCCGAGGTGGGACAGGGAGTGGCCACCGTACTGGCGCAGATTGCCGGCGCAACGCTGGGCCTGCCTGTTGATCGCATTCGGGTAGAGTGGCAGGATACCGACGTGGCGCCCGATGCGGGCAGCAGTTCCGCGTCCCGCCAGACCATCGCGTCCGGGAATGCCGTGTTACGCGCCTGCGAGCGCGCGCGCCGTTCGATGTCGGCACGGGGCGGCCTGGCCGCGCTCCCGAGTGAAGGTCTTACCGCGCGAGCAACCTTCCGATTCCCGAAGACCCGGGCGCTGGGCGTGGGGCGCGCCCGACATGTGGCGCTTTTCGGGTGGAGCACCTGCATTGTGGATGTCGCGGTCGACGTCGACACGGGACAGGTCTCGGTGGTGCGTGTGGTGAATGCCGTTGACGCCGGGCGAGTGATCAACCCCGTGCAATTTGAAGGGCAGGTGGAAGGCGGTGTGGTGATGGGACAGGGCTACGCGTTGCAGGAGCGCTGCCGCGTAGAGCGCGGGATGCCGGTAGCGACCGGATTCGAGGGGTGCGGTGTGCCGACGTCGGTGGATGCGGTGCCGGTCATCGAGATCATCGCAGTAGAGGATCGCGCGATGTCGGGGCCATTTGGGGCGCGGGGGATTGGGGAAATCACCATGATCCCGATAGTTCCCGCCATCACGGCCGCCATTCATGATGCCTGCGGTGTGTGGATCGATACGCTGCCGGCATCACCGGAGCGTATTCGCGAGGCGCTGGCCGCACAGCGCAACCGAGCGCCTACGAGTGGGTAG
- a CDS encoding cytochrome P450, whose protein sequence is MNLTADTAIRWLLLLVAAVPAIRVILKRPVRDEVEARPWLALVMVAGIGAAMALVRWSESLSERARWIVPVAAAVCMVMVFLRARPGYGMHRKLPPGSLSLATSLDAIAQEDFYARAARQFGPVFKMAQFHRPVVCVVDLPIGLAVLTTQAQRLAPPSLPFGRLSPGNYIEFMHDEQHARYRGILRTALSGRVVAECRDGVAVVMREQLDAMMAQDQGQGVDPQDFLARIAVVSMLRVMFGIPIDDARLDEMQQLFNALGSPRAFAERRPEQRVATFSRLTRCFYEVGDTIRIQLRDGHQPARSVLSEILRADPAHLDDEILLGNLVLMVHVTRSNVHGLLGWILKEYFDHPGTALLLRAAARPDTAGRSRVEALATNFVNETLRMHQSEYFYREVIEELSIGGFRIPKGWLLRICVRECHDNAAVFPDPKTFSPERFDGRQYEKSEYCPFSDGTHSCFGAGLAVMIARTLVVVLALDFDGRTVSDGPVERAGNRHWSHWRPNRSFRVALARHDRAPATHS, encoded by the coding sequence GTGAACCTCACGGCCGACACGGCCATCCGGTGGTTGCTGTTGCTGGTGGCCGCGGTCCCGGCCATTCGCGTCATACTCAAGCGCCCCGTGCGCGACGAGGTGGAAGCGCGACCGTGGCTGGCGCTGGTGATGGTGGCCGGCATTGGGGCCGCGATGGCGCTGGTTCGCTGGAGCGAGTCGCTGTCGGAGCGTGCGCGCTGGATCGTTCCGGTCGCGGCCGCGGTCTGCATGGTGATGGTCTTCCTGCGGGCGCGTCCTGGCTATGGCATGCACCGCAAGCTTCCACCCGGATCATTGAGTCTTGCCACCTCGCTGGACGCGATTGCGCAGGAGGACTTCTATGCCCGGGCGGCCAGGCAATTCGGACCCGTCTTCAAGATGGCGCAGTTCCATCGACCGGTGGTGTGTGTCGTCGACCTGCCGATCGGACTTGCGGTGTTGACCACGCAGGCACAGCGACTTGCTCCACCGAGTCTGCCGTTCGGTCGCTTGTCGCCGGGGAACTACATCGAGTTCATGCACGACGAGCAGCATGCGCGGTATCGCGGCATCTTGCGCACCGCGCTGAGTGGTCGCGTGGTGGCCGAGTGCCGTGACGGGGTGGCGGTGGTGATGCGTGAACAACTCGATGCGATGATGGCACAGGACCAGGGGCAAGGAGTCGATCCGCAGGACTTCCTGGCGCGCATTGCCGTGGTGAGCATGCTGCGCGTCATGTTCGGCATTCCCATCGACGATGCGCGACTGGATGAGATGCAGCAGCTGTTCAACGCGCTCGGGTCGCCGCGGGCATTTGCCGAACGGCGGCCGGAACAACGTGTGGCCACGTTCAGCCGATTGACTCGCTGCTTCTACGAGGTTGGCGACACCATCCGCATCCAGCTGCGGGACGGCCACCAGCCGGCGCGATCGGTGTTGAGTGAAATCCTGCGCGCGGATCCGGCCCATCTGGATGACGAGATCCTGCTGGGGAACCTGGTGCTGATGGTCCATGTCACCCGCAGCAATGTGCACGGCCTACTGGGATGGATTCTCAAGGAGTATTTCGACCATCCCGGTACCGCGCTCCTGCTGCGAGCGGCGGCCCGCCCGGATACCGCCGGCCGTTCACGCGTCGAGGCGTTGGCCACGAATTTCGTGAATGAGACGCTGCGCATGCATCAGAGCGAGTACTTCTATCGTGAGGTGATTGAGGAGCTGTCAATTGGCGGGTTCCGTATTCCGAAGGGTTGGCTGCTGCGCATTTGCGTGCGCGAATGCCACGACAATGCGGCCGTCTTCCCGGATCCGAAGACCTTCAGTCCGGAACGATTTGACGGTCGTCAGTACGAGAAGTCGGAGTACTGTCCCTTCAGCGACGGAACGCACTCCTGCTTCGGCGCGGGGCTGGCGGTCATGATCGCGCGCACACTGGTGGTAGTGCTGGCGTTGGATTTTGACGGGCGCACCGTGTCGGACGGTCCGGTTGAACGCGCCGGCAATCGTCACTGGAGCCATTGGCGTCCCAACCGATCATTCCGCGTCGCACTCGCGCGTCACGACCGCGCGCCTGCTACCCACTCGTAG
- a CDS encoding cytochrome P450 yields the protein MPLADDARGSSLENAHDHSVLSAIVRAHPTEAPDETVIGNLILMVKEGSIMVRGLLRWLVKRLAEDPRWAMQLRATEGDPARLDALATSFVLETIRLHENRYVYRVAARDLRIGPYMVPAGWLVRLCLGEAHEHPVRFPSPREFRPERFVTGEYDHESFCPFGAGQHACLGADIAVEIAKTFVREAALGYDMAVVRDGAAWRINRHWGLWRPSLQLHVTVTSRGKGTGMQSPSGMPA from the coding sequence GTGCCCTTGGCGGATGATGCCCGCGGGTCGTCGCTCGAAAACGCGCACGATCACTCGGTCCTGTCCGCCATTGTGCGGGCGCACCCAACGGAGGCACCCGATGAGACGGTCATCGGCAACCTGATTCTCATGGTGAAGGAAGGCAGTATCATGGTGCGCGGCCTGCTGCGCTGGCTGGTCAAGCGTCTGGCGGAAGACCCGCGGTGGGCCATGCAACTGCGCGCCACCGAAGGCGACCCGGCGCGGCTGGACGCACTGGCCACCAGTTTCGTGCTCGAAACGATTCGCCTGCATGAGAATCGCTATGTCTATCGCGTCGCCGCACGCGATCTGCGTATCGGACCGTACATGGTGCCGGCCGGTTGGCTGGTGCGTCTGTGTCTGGGCGAGGCGCACGAACATCCTGTGCGGTTCCCGTCGCCGAGAGAGTTCCGGCCCGAGCGATTTGTCACTGGGGAATACGATCATGAGTCTTTCTGTCCATTCGGCGCGGGCCAACACGCCTGTCTCGGCGCGGATATCGCCGTCGAAATCGCCAAGACGTTTGTCCGGGAAGCGGCGCTTGGCTACGACATGGCGGTCGTGCGGGATGGTGCTGCGTGGCGCATCAACAGACATTGGGGGCTCTGGCGCCCAAGCCTGCAACTGCACGTCACGGTGACATCGCGCGGGAAGGGTACCGGCATGCAGTCTCCCTCCGGTATGCCGGCGTGA
- a CDS encoding cytochrome P450, with the protein MNIISNMELWLEVLALVVAAAPVMRVLLKEPVRREFRAHPALGVFAVGAAVLVLAVVVRVSLHSDIFRRSLVVIVVIGALVVAFHARASYGMSRGLPPGSLGLATSLDAIGDHDFYARAERQWGPVFKMRQIHRPVVCVTDMTIAQQLLHRDDDALGQSDWSFNRLVPGGYVEYMNGDVHAKYRGILAAGFTNAMLAECQPTIRLAASRQLAEMARQSGSAGVHPEPFLLPVTMTSLIQGVLGVSRDSDSSAELESLFIQLLRPVELFLPTPRVTQQTYEALYTAIRALGG; encoded by the coding sequence ATGAACATCATCTCGAACATGGAACTGTGGCTGGAAGTGCTCGCGCTGGTGGTCGCGGCGGCGCCGGTGATGCGCGTGCTGCTCAAGGAACCCGTGCGGCGCGAATTCCGTGCACATCCCGCGCTGGGCGTGTTCGCGGTCGGCGCGGCCGTGTTGGTACTGGCGGTGGTCGTCCGGGTGAGTCTCCACTCGGATATCTTCCGGCGCAGCCTTGTGGTGATCGTAGTGATCGGCGCACTGGTCGTCGCATTCCACGCGCGCGCCAGCTATGGCATGTCGCGCGGACTCCCGCCCGGTTCACTCGGATTGGCGACGTCGCTGGACGCCATTGGCGACCACGACTTCTACGCGCGCGCCGAGCGGCAATGGGGCCCGGTGTTCAAGATGCGGCAGATCCATCGTCCCGTTGTGTGTGTCACCGACATGACGATCGCGCAGCAGCTCCTGCATCGGGACGATGACGCCCTGGGCCAGTCAGACTGGTCGTTCAACCGTCTCGTCCCCGGCGGATATGTCGAGTACATGAACGGTGACGTGCACGCAAAGTACCGTGGCATATTGGCGGCGGGGTTCACGAATGCCATGCTGGCGGAATGCCAGCCCACCATCAGGCTCGCCGCCAGTCGACAGCTTGCGGAGATGGCCCGACAGTCCGGCTCGGCGGGCGTCCACCCGGAGCCGTTCCTGTTGCCGGTGACAATGACCAGTCTCATTCAAGGCGTCCTTGGCGTGTCGCGTGACAGCGATTCCAGCGCCGAGCTCGAGTCGCTCTTCATTCAGTTGCTGCGCCCGGTGGAGTTGTTCCTGCCCACGCCCCGCGTCACGCAGCAGACCTACGAGGCGCTGTACACCGCCATCCGTGCCCTTGGCGGATGA
- a CDS encoding cytochrome P450, protein MLRLFEIALVVVAAGQLVRIGLKPPFRRDMVALPHLALAGGGVAILTGMAAVAVVLRWPVALHVAAVVSLAGWAMAWWRARPSYGQARHWPPGSLGINASLDAIDDRDYYGNQARLHGPVFKMSQFGRPVLCVVGLTHIRDLLHSHPEALAGASLPYNRFVPKGSLRYMSGDDHKQEGPLFRNAFSTLELEPNEDAVRAACRTMLSTLAEDSRHADGGVRAREYISQWVLRSLAKVFFGIEPSDPRVLELERAHRALVLDRSGGRAWRRQMEGAFVSATDILRNKVREDLANGREISSGSALGALLAADPTALDNETRIRNLFFIFRLGVGDATALLDWVLYELTEHPEWQVTVRAALRATGAPKGAQPSDIGARVVLETVRMEQSEFLYRRIVRPIAFEGYTIPAGWLLRLCIAESHRDPAIFPNPDRFDPDRFIGRAFGRSEFSPFGADGHGCLGVPLVHFLGRILVEELCHGYSWRVVRDGPLERGTRHRHHWRPSAKRQIVVTPLGSEHHADAFGR, encoded by the coding sequence ATGCTCCGTCTCTTCGAAATTGCCCTCGTCGTAGTCGCCGCCGGCCAACTGGTACGGATCGGCCTCAAGCCGCCGTTCCGTCGCGACATGGTGGCGCTGCCGCACCTGGCACTGGCCGGTGGGGGCGTCGCAATCCTGACTGGCATGGCCGCCGTTGCCGTGGTGTTGCGCTGGCCCGTCGCACTGCACGTCGCGGCGGTGGTCTCGCTGGCGGGATGGGCAATGGCCTGGTGGCGTGCGCGACCATCGTACGGACAGGCGCGACATTGGCCGCCCGGCTCGCTAGGCATCAACGCCTCGCTCGATGCGATTGATGATCGTGACTACTACGGGAATCAGGCCCGCCTCCACGGACCGGTCTTCAAGATGAGCCAGTTCGGTCGTCCGGTCCTGTGCGTGGTTGGCCTCACCCATATCCGCGACCTGTTGCATTCGCATCCGGAGGCGCTGGCCGGCGCGTCGCTGCCGTACAACCGATTTGTGCCCAAGGGGTCGCTTCGCTACATGTCCGGCGACGATCACAAACAGGAAGGGCCGCTGTTCCGCAATGCATTCTCCACACTCGAACTCGAACCCAACGAAGACGCGGTGCGCGCGGCGTGTCGCACCATGTTGTCCACGCTGGCTGAGGATTCCCGGCATGCTGACGGTGGTGTGCGGGCGCGGGAGTACATCAGTCAGTGGGTGCTGCGGTCGCTGGCAAAAGTGTTCTTCGGGATTGAACCGTCCGACCCGCGCGTCCTCGAATTGGAACGGGCCCACCGCGCCCTGGTGCTTGACCGATCCGGTGGACGTGCATGGCGCCGGCAAATGGAAGGCGCGTTTGTCAGCGCGACGGACATTCTTCGCAACAAGGTGCGTGAGGATCTCGCGAATGGTCGCGAGATATCGTCCGGTTCTGCCCTGGGTGCTCTCCTGGCGGCGGATCCGACGGCGCTGGACAACGAAACCAGGATCCGGAACCTCTTCTTCATCTTCCGCCTGGGCGTCGGAGATGCCACGGCACTGCTGGACTGGGTGCTGTATGAGTTGACTGAGCATCCGGAGTGGCAGGTTACGGTGCGCGCGGCACTTCGCGCGACGGGTGCGCCAAAGGGCGCGCAGCCTTCCGATATCGGTGCGCGGGTGGTGCTCGAAACCGTGCGTATGGAACAGAGTGAGTTCCTGTATCGCCGCATCGTTCGCCCGATTGCGTTTGAAGGCTATACGATTCCCGCCGGGTGGCTGCTGCGACTGTGCATCGCCGAGAGTCACCGGGACCCAGCCATCTTCCCGAATCCCGACCGCTTCGATCCTGACCGTTTCATTGGACGCGCATTCGGCCGCAGCGAGTTCTCCCCGTTTGGCGCCGACGGGCACGGCTGCCTGGGTGTTCCACTGGTGCACTTCCTCGGCCGCATTCTCGTTGAAGAACTCTGCCACGGATATTCCTGGCGCGTGGTGCGCGATGGTCCGCTCGAGCGCGGGACTCGACATCGTCATCACTGGCGACCCAGTGCCAAACGACAGATCGTGGTCACGCCGCTCGGGTCGGAGCACCATGCCGACGCGTTCGGTCGATGA